The following are encoded together in the Elusimicrobiota bacterium genome:
- a CDS encoding 4-hydroxythreonine-4-phosphate dehydrogenase PdxA, whose translation MPSAIFPHSKPVLAFTCGDPAGIGAAAVLGALRSGNLRRRCVPLLVGERRVWKRAGWRPGLAQILSPGLPAASLPPYGRASAAGGASSFSALRLALRLAVRGLVSGIVTAPISKEAWDLAGIPYRDHTEFFREKTKADVQMALGIPRLKLWCLTATRHVPLRKVPRALKAVSLAQAARALKRALGLLGLARPRLGLCALNPHAGEEGLLGAEEGRILAPAVLSARRSGVDITGPIAADTAWRWHREGKLDGLVCLYHDQALIPLKVAAGLEAVNWTLGLPFVRTSPGHGTGFDIAGRSRPDCRATMAAAELAAFLCRV comes from the coding sequence TTGCCGAGCGCCATCTTCCCGCACTCTAAGCCGGTCCTGGCTTTCACCTGCGGCGATCCCGCGGGGATAGGGGCCGCGGCCGTTCTCGGGGCCCTGCGCTCCGGAAATTTGCGCCGGCGCTGCGTTCCCCTTCTGGTCGGTGAGCGTCGAGTCTGGAAGAGGGCGGGCTGGCGGCCGGGTCTAGCCCAAATCCTGAGCCCGGGCCTGCCGGCGGCGAGCCTTCCTCCTTATGGGCGCGCAAGTGCTGCGGGAGGCGCCAGCTCGTTCTCGGCTTTGCGCTTGGCCTTGCGCCTGGCCGTCCGTGGCCTTGTGTCGGGCATCGTCACGGCTCCCATTTCCAAGGAAGCCTGGGATTTGGCGGGAATCCCGTACCGGGACCATACCGAGTTTTTTAGGGAGAAGACCAAGGCCGACGTCCAGATGGCGCTGGGTATTCCCCGCCTCAAACTTTGGTGCCTCACCGCGACCCGCCACGTCCCGTTGAGAAAAGTTCCGCGGGCGCTCAAGGCTGTCTCTCTAGCCCAAGCCGCCCGTGCCTTGAAGAGGGCCTTGGGCCTTCTGGGCCTGGCGCGGCCGCGCCTGGGGCTGTGCGCCCTCAATCCCCATGCCGGCGAGGAGGGACTCTTGGGCGCCGAGGAAGGCCGGATTCTGGCCCCCGCGGTCCTGAGTGCTCGGCGCTCGGGAGTGGATATCACAGGCCCCATCGCGGCCGACACGGCCTGGCGCTGGCACCGCGAGGGGAAATTGGACGGCTTGGTCTGCCTTTACCACGACCAGGCCCTCATCCCCCTCAAGGTCGCGGCGGGGCTAGAGGCGGTCAACTGGACGCTGGGGCTTCCCTTCGTCCGGACCTCTCCAGGGCACGGGACGGGCTTCGACATCGCGGGGCGCTCTAGGCCCGACTGCCGCGCCACCATGGCCGCGGCCGAGCTCGCGGCCTTCCTCTGCCGAGTCTAG
- a CDS encoding protein kinase, translating to MRKCLLLLFLGLGPPSAFAESREKIVDSTIQEIVDKKENPGLYQAVKAVVLKNLGQLPPEPKPGASEQDRERYKEAMRSLLTKKLDVEPVDSEDLQDINQEELFRAAHNVMTHLARTLVPPQEVKPQPTEAGDPGAKARVIVSEVEAQKKPNDPEAQRDLGLVYYWQGRFREAHRRLARAIQLGGGDAETLAAYGSAAYSLGDYEQAEEAAKLALQKDPENKTALALANLARGKVSSARLPSAMEDESSGVLWEGGGDPRTAAEIAAQAGRPAPASGAHQSAAVTLEAASALAIKDYASAHALASKAIELNSGNAQAWNYRAIADNKLGRYGEAVYDASFSLSLVPGSAAALQTRSWAFSKQKRYQEALADANATLESEPGNGFAYQNRAFALAGLGDRAGVLESLRLSAELDARFKPRYEGASQAPDGADLLYLFDEAPASRQKPAPVPVPASSRNRRFLRLLILSVSGGILTALAFLNILSSAWRERARATLRRVLGASPAADKLGVKARSGGKFHSQYEIIRSIGSGGMGMVYEARDKALDRRVAVKKMREEIRASPVERRHFVTEARTVAALHHPHIVDIYAIVEDQDEVYLIFEYVAGKTLADWIDEKGGLSYGEACRILEGACQAVEYAHRQKVIHRDLKPSNIMVTEDGQAKVMDFGVARQAKEALTKLSMTGTIVGTPPYMAPEQEQGAVCKESDLFALGVCFYEMLSGSLPFAGQGAGLLLNKLNGKHIPITQAAKNGLPAGLDAVLSKALHPDPRKRYASPSELWEAVSILKNGK from the coding sequence ATGAGGAAATGCCTTCTTCTTCTTTTTCTGGGCTTGGGCCCGCCCTCCGCTTTCGCCGAGAGCCGCGAGAAAATCGTGGATTCCACCATCCAGGAGATAGTGGACAAGAAGGAGAATCCAGGGCTCTACCAGGCCGTCAAGGCTGTGGTCTTAAAGAACCTCGGGCAATTGCCGCCCGAGCCCAAGCCCGGCGCTTCCGAGCAGGACCGGGAGCGGTATAAAGAGGCCATGCGCTCCCTCCTCACCAAGAAGCTCGACGTGGAGCCCGTGGACTCGGAGGACCTCCAAGACATCAATCAGGAAGAGCTGTTTCGCGCGGCCCATAACGTGATGACCCATCTGGCCCGGACCCTCGTTCCCCCGCAGGAGGTCAAGCCCCAGCCCACCGAGGCCGGCGATCCCGGGGCCAAGGCCCGCGTCATCGTTTCCGAGGTCGAGGCCCAGAAAAAGCCCAACGACCCCGAAGCCCAGAGGGACCTGGGGCTGGTCTACTATTGGCAGGGGCGTTTCCGGGAGGCCCACCGCAGGCTTGCCCGGGCCATCCAACTGGGCGGCGGCGACGCCGAGACCTTGGCGGCCTACGGGAGCGCTGCGTATTCCCTCGGCGACTACGAGCAGGCCGAGGAGGCCGCCAAGCTCGCCCTTCAAAAAGACCCTGAAAACAAGACGGCCCTGGCTCTGGCCAACCTTGCCCGGGGGAAAGTTTCCTCGGCCCGTCTGCCCTCGGCCATGGAGGACGAGTCCAGCGGAGTGCTCTGGGAGGGGGGAGGGGATCCCAGGACCGCGGCCGAGATCGCGGCCCAGGCCGGGCGCCCCGCGCCCGCCTCGGGCGCCCACCAGTCGGCCGCCGTGACCTTGGAGGCCGCCTCGGCCTTGGCCATCAAGGACTACGCCTCGGCCCATGCCTTGGCCTCCAAGGCCATCGAGCTCAACTCTGGCAACGCGCAGGCCTGGAATTATCGGGCCATCGCGGACAACAAGCTCGGGCGCTACGGCGAGGCGGTTTATGACGCGAGTTTTTCCTTGAGCCTGGTCCCGGGAAGCGCTGCCGCCCTTCAGACCAGGTCCTGGGCCTTCAGCAAGCAGAAAAGGTATCAGGAAGCCTTGGCCGATGCCAACGCGACCTTGGAAAGCGAGCCCGGCAATGGTTTTGCCTACCAGAACCGGGCTTTTGCCTTGGCGGGGCTGGGGGACAGGGCGGGGGTCCTGGAGTCCTTGCGGCTCTCGGCCGAACTCGATGCGCGTTTTAAGCCTAGATATGAGGGAGCTTCGCAGGCCCCCGATGGGGCTGATCTGCTGTATCTTTTCGACGAGGCGCCGGCCTCTCGGCAAAAGCCCGCGCCCGTCCCCGTTCCCGCGAGCTCGCGCAATCGGCGCTTCTTGCGCCTGCTCATCCTCTCCGTGAGCGGAGGGATCCTCACGGCCCTGGCTTTCCTGAACATCCTTTCCTCCGCCTGGCGCGAAAGGGCGCGAGCCACGCTGCGTCGGGTCCTGGGGGCCTCGCCGGCCGCGGATAAGCTCGGGGTAAAAGCCCGCAGTGGAGGAAAATTTCACTCCCAGTACGAAATTATTCGGAGCATCGGCTCTGGCGGGATGGGAATGGTTTACGAGGCCCGGGATAAGGCTCTCGACCGCCGCGTGGCCGTCAAGAAGATGCGCGAGGAGATACGCGCTAGCCCCGTGGAGCGGCGCCATTTCGTGACCGAGGCTCGGACCGTGGCTGCCCTGCATCACCCGCACATCGTGGATATCTACGCCATTGTCGAGGACCAGGACGAGGTCTATCTCATCTTCGAGTACGTGGCGGGCAAGACCTTGGCCGACTGGATCGACGAGAAGGGGGGCCTTTCCTACGGGGAGGCCTGCCGCATACTGGAGGGTGCCTGCCAGGCCGTCGAGTACGCGCACCGACAGAAGGTGATCCATCGGGATCTCAAGCCCTCCAACATCATGGTGACCGAGGACGGCCAGGCCAAGGTCATGGACTTCGGTGTGGCCCGCCAGGCCAAGGAGGCTCTGACCAAGCTTTCCATGACCGGGACCATAGTGGGCACGCCTCCGTACATGGCACCTGAGCAGGAGCAGGGAGCGGTTTGCAAGGAGTCCGATCTCTTCGCCTTGGGCGTCTGCTTCTACGAGATGCTTTCCGGAAGCCTTCCCTTCGCCGGCCAGGGCGCGGGGCTTCTCTTGAACAAACTCAACGGCAAGCACATTCCCATCACCCAGGCCGCGAAAAACGGCCTGCCCGCCGGGCTCGACGCAGTCCTCTCCAAGGCCCTGCATCCCGATCCCCGGAAGCGTTATGCGAGCCCCTCCGAGCTGTGGGAGGCCGTCTCAATCTTAAAAAACGGTAAATAA
- a CDS encoding protein kinase produces the protein MRMILAAFLMVALPACAGADEPMVCGKDARSCGRHDHQEPPAAPDLPAEPPEDHRKGDEDELLPLKPEQKALLEVKWPGTFEKFHRVMHELVDNLPGQDSRRRYKPTIITEVNHILMVAAQYVKLEDDFKNRVISAQSHDSLLEKYRGQMEKSGERLDHLPLPRHERGLAGAGPGWGDPRGHEANPASVHNIVMKAGLDSIMNSVIGAKNHADHTIHNNPPNPYNWSQGGDAYLKEGDAKKAVEYYTKAIQLDPGHFEALKGRAAAQYELKNYREASQDAKAALKIDPSDSQALALAQLSHEVGGKAPSGAAVPAWNSSESQDGAPGEGFGGLAASPKAAAAAETPVVLAQSARYAQQARHSLGLGDYQDAIAQATRAIELNAMNAQALYMRSAAYAKTRLYDKASEDAEAGLKLDPKNGPLLDAKAAALNRLKRYREALQAANAALEVNPKDAAAHYLRAMALAGLAERDPMQESLKAAAALDPRYGPILEAALQLPEDADLLFLFPEEGRAAPRSAPARRSRLVLVALAVAAGALLLAFGAAPFFMPSLRTRIQTGRWPNARPPEPGVIGGQYRLSRQIGIGGMGQVYEGTDVSLNRRVAVKRMREELRQDPRERERFLSEARLVAALHHPHIVDIYAIVEDQEEVYLIFEFVPGKTVYDLAGAHGRLDWSQTLEILRGVAEALDYAHSRRVIHRDLKPSNIMVTQDGQAKVMDFGIARMAKDAASRRSLTNTVVGTPPYMAPEQEQGEVGRAADIYSLGVCLYEMLSGQMPFQGSGAGMFLNKVQKNYTPLTKAASGLPEGLDEVLAKALDPDPGRRFASAGELMAALEDLSPGRVLG, from the coding sequence GTGAGGATGATCCTCGCCGCCTTTCTGATGGTGGCGCTCCCGGCTTGCGCGGGGGCCGACGAGCCGATGGTCTGCGGAAAGGACGCCCGCTCCTGCGGCCGCCACGATCACCAGGAGCCTCCCGCCGCGCCGGACTTGCCGGCCGAGCCGCCCGAAGACCACCGCAAAGGCGACGAGGACGAACTCCTGCCCTTGAAACCCGAGCAGAAGGCCCTCCTCGAGGTGAAATGGCCCGGGACCTTTGAAAAATTCCACAGGGTCATGCATGAGTTGGTCGACAATCTTCCCGGCCAGGACTCGCGGCGCAGGTATAAGCCCACCATCATCACCGAGGTGAACCATATCCTGATGGTCGCGGCCCAGTACGTTAAGCTGGAGGACGATTTCAAAAATCGCGTCATTTCCGCCCAGTCCCACGACAGTCTGCTGGAGAAATACCGCGGCCAAATGGAAAAATCCGGGGAGAGATTGGATCATTTGCCGCTGCCGCGCCATGAGCGGGGCCTAGCCGGCGCGGGGCCCGGCTGGGGAGACCCTCGCGGGCACGAGGCCAATCCGGCCAGCGTCCATAACATAGTGATGAAGGCGGGGTTGGATTCCATCATGAACAGCGTCATCGGCGCCAAGAACCACGCCGACCATACCATCCACAACAACCCGCCCAACCCTTACAATTGGTCCCAAGGCGGGGACGCCTACTTGAAGGAGGGCGATGCCAAGAAGGCCGTGGAGTATTACACCAAGGCGATCCAATTGGACCCCGGCCATTTCGAGGCCTTAAAGGGCCGGGCGGCCGCGCAGTACGAGCTCAAGAATTACCGCGAGGCCTCCCAGGACGCCAAGGCCGCCTTGAAAATCGATCCCTCGGATTCCCAGGCCCTGGCCTTGGCCCAGCTTTCCCACGAGGTGGGGGGCAAGGCCCCCTCCGGCGCCGCGGTCCCGGCTTGGAATTCTTCAGAGTCCCAAGACGGCGCGCCGGGAGAAGGCTTCGGCGGTCTCGCGGCTTCCCCCAAGGCGGCCGCGGCGGCGGAGACGCCTGTGGTCCTGGCCCAATCAGCGCGCTATGCTCAGCAGGCCAGGCACTCTTTGGGTCTCGGCGACTACCAGGACGCGATCGCCCAGGCCACTCGGGCGATCGAGCTTAACGCCATGAACGCCCAGGCCCTGTACATGCGCTCGGCGGCCTACGCCAAAACCCGTCTCTATGACAAGGCCTCGGAGGACGCGGAGGCGGGACTCAAGCTCGATCCCAAGAACGGACCCCTTCTCGACGCCAAGGCGGCGGCCTTGAACCGCCTCAAGCGCTACCGGGAGGCCCTGCAGGCGGCCAACGCGGCCCTGGAGGTCAACCCCAAGGACGCCGCGGCCCATTACCTGCGGGCCATGGCCTTGGCGGGTTTGGCAGAGAGGGACCCCATGCAGGAGTCCCTAAAGGCGGCCGCGGCCCTCGACCCCCGCTATGGGCCGATTCTCGAAGCCGCCCTCCAGCTTCCCGAGGACGCGGACCTGCTCTTCTTATTCCCGGAGGAGGGCCGAGCCGCCCCTCGCTCGGCTCCCGCCCGTCGCTCTCGGCTGGTCCTCGTCGCCTTGGCCGTCGCGGCCGGCGCTCTCCTGCTCGCCTTCGGCGCGGCGCCGTTTTTCATGCCGTCGCTCAGGACCCGTATCCAGACCGGACGCTGGCCGAACGCCCGCCCTCCTGAGCCCGGCGTGATCGGCGGCCAGTACCGGCTCTCGCGCCAGATCGGGATCGGGGGCATGGGCCAGGTTTACGAGGGGACCGATGTCTCCCTGAACCGCCGGGTGGCGGTCAAGCGCATGAGGGAGGAACTGCGCCAGGATCCGCGCGAGCGCGAGCGCTTTTTGAGCGAGGCCCGCCTTGTCGCGGCCCTCCATCACCCTCATATCGTGGACATTTACGCCATCGTGGAGGACCAAGAGGAGGTGTATCTCATCTTCGAGTTCGTGCCCGGCAAGACCGTCTACGACTTGGCGGGGGCCCATGGGCGCCTGGACTGGTCTCAGACTTTGGAGATACTGCGCGGCGTGGCCGAGGCCTTGGATTACGCGCACTCCCGCAGGGTCATCCACCGCGATCTCAAGCCGTCCAACATCATGGTGACGCAAGACGGCCAGGCCAAGGTCATGGATTTCGGCATCGCCCGCATGGCCAAGGACGCGGCCAGCCGCCGCTCGCTCACCAACACCGTCGTGGGCACGCCTCCCTACATGGCTCCGGAGCAGGAGCAAGGCGAGGTGGGCCGGGCCGCCGACATCTATTCCCTCGGCGTCTGCCTCTACGAGATGCTTTCGGGTCAGATGCCCTTCCAGGGGAGCGGCGCGGGCATGTTCCTCAACAAGGTGCAGAAGAACTACACGCCCTTGACCAAGGCCGCTTCGGGCCTGCCCGAGGGCCTCGACGAGGTCCTGGCCAAGGCCTTGGACCCCGACCCCGGCCGGCGCTTTGCGAGCGCCGGGGAGCTCATGGCCGCCTTGGAGGATCTTTCCCCCGGCCGCGTTTTGGGCTGA
- a CDS encoding aminoglycoside phosphotransferase family protein yields MLETAVDLTSVARQFRFPGRLVTIQPLGSGNVNDTFLAVFRTPFSEERGIVQRINLRVFKNPAWIMENMRVVTEHVHRKVEREADEADRIWQLPRLVSTRDGRDFHLDEEGGHWRAMTVIASAVSHDCAQGPEHALEAGCVLGQFHRLLSDLDPSRLRDTLPNFHVTPAYLKAYDEVLNDRAGGERLKSSDEAKRLARFIEGRRKLSGVLESALERGELRLRLIHGDPKLNNIMIDELTGKGTSIVDLDTVKPGLIHYDFGDALRSACNPVGEEARDLSTVAFDVDLCEAFIQGYMSQAKEFLSEADRDYLYDSIRLIAFELGLRFFQDYLAGDVYFKVRYPEHNLNRARVQFRLCESIEAREGLIRKTLARF; encoded by the coding sequence ATGCTCGAGACAGCGGTAGATTTAACCTCGGTCGCCCGGCAGTTCCGCTTTCCGGGCCGTTTGGTCACCATCCAGCCCTTGGGTTCCGGGAACGTCAACGATACCTTTCTGGCGGTGTTTCGCACCCCCTTCTCGGAGGAGCGCGGCATCGTGCAGAGGATCAACCTCAGGGTTTTTAAGAACCCAGCCTGGATCATGGAGAATATGCGGGTGGTCACCGAGCACGTCCACCGCAAAGTGGAGCGGGAGGCCGATGAGGCGGACCGGATCTGGCAACTCCCGCGCCTGGTCTCGACGCGGGACGGCAGGGATTTCCACCTGGACGAGGAGGGGGGGCATTGGCGCGCCATGACCGTGATCGCCTCGGCCGTTTCCCATGACTGCGCCCAGGGCCCCGAGCACGCCTTGGAGGCCGGCTGCGTCTTGGGGCAGTTCCATCGCCTCCTCTCGGACCTCGACCCTTCGCGTCTGCGCGATACCTTGCCCAATTTCCATGTGACCCCGGCCTATCTCAAGGCTTACGATGAAGTTCTCAACGACCGGGCCGGGGGAGAGAGGCTCAAGTCCTCGGACGAGGCCAAGCGCCTGGCACGCTTCATTGAAGGCCGCCGAAAGCTCTCGGGGGTTCTGGAGTCGGCCCTGGAGCGCGGCGAGCTTCGACTGAGGCTCATCCACGGGGACCCCAAGCTCAACAATATCATGATAGACGAGCTCACGGGCAAGGGCACGAGCATAGTGGATTTGGACACGGTCAAGCCCGGCCTCATCCACTATGATTTCGGCGACGCTTTGCGCTCGGCCTGCAACCCGGTGGGGGAAGAGGCTCGCGATCTTTCGACTGTGGCCTTCGACGTGGACCTTTGCGAGGCCTTCATCCAGGGCTACATGTCCCAGGCCAAGGAGTTCCTGAGCGAGGCCGACCGCGACTACCTCTACGACTCGATCCGCCTCATCGCCTTCGAGCTCGGCCTGCGCTTCTTCCAGGATTACCTCGCCGGCGACGTCTACTTCAAGGTGCGCTACCCCGAGCACAACTTGAACCGCGCCCGGGTCCAGTTCCGCCTCTGCGAGTCCATCGAGGCCCGCGAGGGCCTCATCCGCAAGACCCTTGCGCGGTTCTAG
- a CDS encoding STAS-like domain-containing protein — protein MKIKVKKYGEILTSRPAGKEAALAMKAYQRPAGNEKIELDFEGVLSVGPSWLDEVLSALRREYGRDRVICLPSKNPSVIESLKVIDA, from the coding sequence ATGAAGATAAAGGTGAAGAAATACGGGGAGATTCTGACGTCGCGGCCCGCCGGGAAGGAGGCGGCTCTCGCGATGAAGGCCTACCAGAGACCGGCCGGGAACGAAAAAATAGAGCTCGATTTCGAGGGGGTGCTCTCGGTGGGCCCGTCCTGGCTCGACGAAGTGTTGAGCGCGCTGCGCCGGGAATACGGCAGGGACCGCGTCATTTGCCTTCCCAGCAAGAACCCCTCCGTCATCGAGTCCCTGAAAGTGATCGACGCCTAG
- a CDS encoding winged helix-turn-helix transcriptional regulator has product MKGETRSKIIKIIEEEGATRPITLVHRLKITPQAIHRHLKRLLAEGALESRGRGPLTRYFLAGRPDLERAMRWYAAAGRPDESPAEFICETRDVFSARLSQLKGADLPLLISAVGEVGNNCYDHNLGQWRDVPGCWHQAQAAVGKQWVCIADRGQGIWRSLARVAPELKDEQSALVAAFERTISGRAPENRGNGLKFVKNIMTGGGRRGLACRSGKGIVNYGPLGPDCERELESLPDSEGTITLIAWSL; this is encoded by the coding sequence ATGAAGGGAGAAACGCGGTCCAAAATTATAAAAATCATAGAAGAGGAAGGGGCCACGAGACCGATCACTTTGGTCCATCGGTTGAAAATCACCCCCCAAGCCATCCACCGCCATCTCAAGCGCCTTTTGGCCGAAGGCGCGCTTGAGTCCCGCGGCCGCGGACCCCTAACCCGCTATTTCTTGGCCGGGCGCCCCGACCTGGAAAGAGCCATGCGTTGGTACGCCGCGGCGGGCCGCCCGGACGAAAGCCCCGCCGAGTTCATCTGCGAGACCCGTGACGTTTTTTCGGCCCGCTTGAGCCAGCTCAAAGGCGCCGATTTACCCCTCCTCATCTCGGCCGTCGGCGAAGTCGGGAACAACTGCTACGATCACAACCTCGGCCAATGGCGGGACGTGCCGGGATGCTGGCACCAAGCCCAAGCCGCCGTCGGCAAACAGTGGGTCTGCATCGCGGATCGCGGGCAGGGGATATGGCGTTCCCTGGCGCGGGTCGCCCCCGAGCTCAAGGACGAGCAAAGCGCCCTCGTCGCCGCGTTCGAGAGAACCATTTCCGGGCGGGCTCCTGAAAATAGGGGAAACGGCTTGAAGTTTGTTAAAAATATAATGACGGGAGGCGGCCGCCGGGGACTGGCCTGCCGATCGGGAAAGGGCATTGTGAATTACGGGCCGCTTGGCCCGGATTGCGAAAGGGAACTGGAAAGTCTGCCCGACTCGGAAGGCACGATCACTTTGATCGCTTGGAGCCTATAA
- the sppA gene encoding signal peptide peptidase SppA — protein sequence MAPAQSASAPEAPHSGNRRVKRRLMYFLVALYGLSLAAAAFLILRSQAPKAAPESDSGGLLSLSQRDSVGWVSIRGPIYTAEGGKIWEKGVDQWARRIRALAETKGVKAIVLDINSPGGSVGAVQELYSQIQRVRQEKRIPFVALFGDVSASGGYYIAMACDKIVAHPGTLTGSIGVIFSVGNLEGLFQKIGYKVDPIKSGKHKDIGSPARPMTKEERGILQAVIDDAYKQFLAAVSQGRHIPEDQLRPLADGRIFSGRQALAAHLVDMVGDSVDALELAGKLAGIKGRPKIKRDTDRLSGIVEMLDSRWHGLLSGLPFAYQGLEYRWPGL from the coding sequence ATGGCTCCGGCCCAGTCGGCGTCGGCGCCCGAGGCGCCGCACTCTGGAAACCGGCGCGTCAAGCGCCGGCTCATGTATTTTCTGGTCGCGCTCTACGGCCTGTCCTTGGCCGCGGCCGCCTTCCTGATCCTGCGCTCCCAGGCACCCAAGGCCGCGCCCGAGTCCGACTCGGGCGGGCTTCTGTCGTTGTCGCAGAGGGATTCAGTCGGCTGGGTGAGCATCCGCGGCCCCATCTACACCGCCGAGGGCGGCAAGATATGGGAGAAGGGCGTGGACCAGTGGGCCCGGCGCATCCGGGCCTTGGCCGAGACCAAGGGCGTCAAGGCCATAGTCCTCGACATCAACTCCCCCGGCGGGAGCGTGGGGGCGGTGCAGGAGCTCTACAGCCAGATCCAGCGCGTGCGCCAGGAAAAGCGCATCCCCTTCGTGGCCCTCTTCGGCGACGTCTCGGCCTCGGGCGGCTACTACATCGCCATGGCCTGCGACAAGATCGTGGCCCACCCCGGGACCTTGACTGGCTCCATCGGCGTGATCTTCTCGGTGGGCAACCTGGAGGGGCTTTTCCAGAAAATCGGCTACAAGGTGGACCCCATCAAATCCGGCAAGCACAAGGACATCGGCTCGCCCGCCCGCCCCATGACCAAGGAGGAGCGCGGCATCCTGCAAGCCGTGATCGACGACGCCTACAAGCAGTTCCTGGCCGCGGTGAGCCAGGGCCGGCATATCCCCGAAGATCAGCTGCGTCCCCTGGCCGACGGTCGTATCTTCTCGGGGCGGCAGGCCCTTGCGGCCCATCTCGTGGACATGGTGGGCGATTCCGTGGACGCTTTGGAGCTGGCGGGAAAGCTTGCCGGCATCAAGGGCCGACCCAAGATCAAGCGCGACACCGACAGGCTGAGCGGCATCGTGGAAATGCTCGACTCGCGCTGGCATGGCCTCCTTTCCGGCCTCCCCTTCGCCTACCAGGGCCTCGAGTACCGCTGGCCGGGACTCTAG
- a CDS encoding peptidylprolyl isomerase — protein sequence MLAAALAAVFAFGACARQAPKQAASQRYALLKTSKGAIMVRLFMDKAPRTTAHFIGLASGKKAWRDPRDGKTKQEPLYHGVLFHRVIPGFMIQTGDPRGDGRGGIGYEIDDEFDPSLSYDRPGLLGMANAGPNTNGGQFFITLAPTPHLNGHHTIFGEVVRGLEVAHAIAAVPRDQSDGSDRPLDPVFLESVTLADKLP from the coding sequence ATGCTGGCCGCGGCTCTGGCGGCGGTCTTTGCCTTTGGGGCTTGCGCAAGGCAAGCGCCGAAGCAGGCCGCCTCCCAGCGCTACGCGCTGCTCAAGACCAGCAAGGGAGCGATCATGGTCCGGCTCTTCATGGACAAGGCCCCAAGGACGACGGCGCACTTCATCGGCCTGGCCTCCGGCAAGAAGGCCTGGAGGGATCCTCGAGACGGTAAAACCAAGCAGGAGCCTCTCTACCATGGCGTGCTTTTCCATCGCGTGATCCCAGGCTTCATGATCCAAACCGGAGATCCCCGCGGCGACGGCCGGGGCGGGATCGGTTACGAGATAGACGACGAGTTCGACCCCTCCTTGAGCTACGACAGGCCGGGGCTCCTGGGCATGGCCAACGCCGGCCCCAACACCAACGGCGGTCAATTCTTCATCACCTTGGCGCCGACCCCGCATCTAAACGGGCATCACACCATTTTTGGGGAGGTGGTGCGGGGCCTCGAGGTCGCCCACGCCATCGCGGCCGTGCCGCGAGATCAGTCGGACGGCTCGGATCGGCCCTTGGATCCAGTGTTCCTCGAGTCCGTGACCTTGGCCGACAAGCTGCCCTGA
- the tilS gene encoding tRNA lysidine(34) synthetase TilS yields MRKKEFAAKIWSKLMTFQKERRLLSPADGVLAAVSGGPDSVCLAHFLAQMAPRLGLKLRILHVHHGLRGREADRDQDLVLKLGKTLNIPVTVVHADAALRARERGKGLEDAGRDLRYRALRSAARRYGCAKVATAHQLDDQAETVLLNLLRGTRLSALAGIPAERPLGPGLCVVRPLLCLKRQEILEYLRVHNLKARRDSSNLSEHFTRNWLRRRIIPALEKRQPRAREHLAGIAAQVQGSLSAKVTDSRNTGSKGRSEPSD; encoded by the coding sequence ATGCGCAAGAAGGAATTCGCGGCCAAGATTTGGTCCAAGCTCATGACCTTCCAAAAGGAGAGGCGGCTCCTGAGTCCCGCAGACGGCGTCCTCGCCGCGGTGTCGGGAGGGCCCGACTCCGTTTGTCTGGCGCACTTCCTCGCCCAAATGGCGCCACGCTTGGGACTCAAACTGAGGATTCTCCATGTCCATCATGGGTTGAGAGGCCGCGAGGCGGACCGCGACCAGGACTTGGTCCTCAAGCTCGGCAAAACCCTGAATATCCCCGTCACGGTCGTCCACGCTGACGCCGCCCTCCGGGCGCGGGAGCGCGGCAAGGGCCTCGAAGACGCGGGGCGGGACCTGCGCTACCGGGCTTTGCGGAGCGCGGCCAGGAGATACGGCTGCGCCAAGGTAGCCACCGCCCACCAGCTCGATGACCAGGCCGAAACCGTGCTCTTGAACCTGCTGCGAGGGACCCGGCTATCCGCCTTGGCCGGGATCCCAGCCGAGCGGCCCCTGGGGCCCGGCCTTTGCGTGGTGCGGCCCCTTCTCTGCCTCAAGCGCCAGGAGATACTCGAATACCTGAGGGTCCACAACCTCAAGGCCAGGCGCGACAGCTCCAATCTCTCGGAACACTTCACCCGCAATTGGCTCAGACGCCGGATCATCCCGGCCCTCGAGAAGCGCCAGCCGCGCGCCAGAGAACATTTGGCGGGCATAGCCGCCCAGGTTCAGGGCAGCTTGTCGGCCAAGGTCACGGACTCGAGGAACACTGGATCCAAGGGCCGATCCGAGCCGTCCGACTGA